A genome region from candidate division KSB1 bacterium includes the following:
- the ileS gene encoding isoleucine--tRNA ligase produces MFKPFSQPLNLPAVEKEVLDFWKAQDIFKKSITSRDANRPFVFFEGPPTANGRPGIHHVIGRTMKDFVCRLKTMQGYRVERKAGWDTHGLPVEIEVEKKLGFTRKDQILDYGVAKFNALCRESVWTYKTQWDELTERIAFWVDLEHPYITYENNYIESVWWILSEFWKKDLLYLGHKIVPYCPRCETALSSHELSLGYEKVEDPSVYVKMPLKNEADTSFLVWTTTPWTLISNVALALHAEIDYVKVAHRGEKLILAEARLSALNGEYEILERKKGRELAGIEYQPLFEFCKVDRRAFYTVTADFVTTEDGSGIVHIAPAFGEDDYQMARRYDLPFLQPIDSSGRFTADVTLWKGEFVKDADPKIIEHLNSKNRLYKAERYRHTYPLCWRCNSPLLYYARKSWYLRTSAHKDRLVEINRMIKWYPAEVGEGRFGEWLANNVDWALSRDRFWGTPLPIWICDQCEAKECLGSQAELVQRFGRRLDDLHKPFIDEVSWRCAKCAGTMRRTPEVIDVWFDSGAMPVAQWHYPFENQEAFASNFPGDFISEAIDQTRGWFYSLLAIAGLLFDKPCYRTCVVYEHVLDKDGRKMSKSLGNTVDPFKIVEQYGADPVRWYLLTNSQMSTPTRFDADGVQEVINKFFSTLINTYAFFAMYANIDKFQFRGHTIPFEQRPEIDRWLLSSLNRLVARVEETYNRYDVTRGGRAIGNFVLDDLSNWYVRRCRRRFWKSEMGVDKQSAYETLYHVLLTVSKLMAPLAPFTAEALYGRLVDPDVNAAAKCESVHLEKFPSSAHAEFQFREADLEEKMSLVRDIVAAGRALRSDKAIKVRQPLRRLFVVVSDAEKRKALQAVENLIKDELNVKAVELVASAEALTVPRAEPVFKSLGPKFGKNANAVAEAIRQLTMEQIRQLEANGSLALTLHGETVRLSTDEVRVKAEQAPGLAVSTEGDWTAAIDTTLDEALIQEGLAREFVNRVQNMRKDAGFDVIDRIRIYYEASETLHRALQQESAYVKSETLAETLTRDGTAKPNAHHEEWEIYGDKTVISIERAQG; encoded by the coding sequence ATGTTCAAACCGTTTTCACAACCCCTCAACCTTCCGGCTGTTGAAAAGGAAGTTTTAGATTTCTGGAAAGCGCAGGATATTTTCAAAAAGAGCATAACTTCCCGCGACGCGAATCGCCCCTTCGTTTTTTTTGAAGGGCCGCCCACGGCGAATGGCCGCCCCGGCATTCATCACGTCATCGGGCGCACGATGAAAGATTTTGTTTGCCGCCTCAAAACCATGCAAGGCTACCGCGTCGAGCGCAAGGCCGGGTGGGATACGCACGGCCTGCCGGTCGAGATCGAAGTGGAAAAGAAACTCGGCTTCACGCGCAAGGATCAAATCCTCGATTACGGTGTCGCCAAATTCAACGCGCTGTGCCGCGAAAGTGTCTGGACATACAAAACGCAGTGGGATGAGCTGACCGAGCGCATCGCCTTTTGGGTCGATCTCGAGCATCCTTACATCACGTACGAAAACAATTACATCGAAAGCGTCTGGTGGATTCTCAGCGAGTTTTGGAAAAAAGACCTGCTGTATCTCGGCCACAAAATCGTGCCGTATTGCCCGCGCTGCGAGACCGCGCTGTCGAGCCACGAGCTGTCACTGGGCTATGAAAAGGTTGAAGACCCCTCGGTGTACGTGAAAATGCCGCTCAAAAACGAGGCAGACACCTCGTTTTTGGTTTGGACCACGACGCCGTGGACGCTGATTTCCAACGTCGCACTGGCGCTGCACGCCGAGATCGATTACGTCAAAGTTGCGCATCGCGGCGAGAAACTGATTCTCGCTGAAGCGCGGTTGAGCGCGCTCAACGGCGAATATGAAATTCTCGAAAGGAAAAAAGGCCGCGAGCTGGCCGGCATCGAATATCAGCCGCTGTTTGAATTTTGCAAAGTTGATCGCCGCGCGTTTTATACCGTCACCGCCGATTTTGTGACAACGGAAGACGGCTCCGGCATCGTGCATATCGCGCCGGCGTTCGGCGAAGATGATTATCAAATGGCGCGGCGTTACGATTTGCCGTTCTTGCAGCCGATTGATAGCAGCGGCCGCTTCACCGCCGATGTCACGTTGTGGAAGGGCGAGTTTGTCAAGGACGCCGATCCGAAAATTATCGAACATCTCAACAGCAAAAACCGGCTGTATAAAGCCGAGCGCTACCGCCATACTTATCCGTTGTGCTGGCGCTGCAATTCACCGCTGTTGTATTACGCCCGTAAATCTTGGTACCTTCGCACCAGCGCGCATAAGGATCGCCTGGTCGAAATCAACCGCATGATCAAGTGGTATCCCGCCGAAGTCGGCGAAGGACGATTCGGCGAGTGGCTGGCCAACAATGTCGATTGGGCGCTGTCGCGCGACCGTTTCTGGGGCACGCCGCTGCCGATTTGGATTTGTGACCAATGCGAGGCGAAGGAATGCCTGGGCAGCCAGGCTGAGCTGGTGCAGCGCTTCGGCAGGCGCCTCGACGATTTGCACAAGCCGTTCATTGACGAGGTGAGCTGGCGATGCGCAAAATGCGCCGGCACGATGCGCCGCACGCCGGAAGTGATCGATGTCTGGTTCGACTCCGGCGCGATGCCGGTGGCGCAATGGCATTACCCGTTTGAAAATCAGGAGGCTTTCGCCAGCAATTTCCCCGGCGATTTTATTTCCGAGGCCATCGATCAAACCCGCGGCTGGTTTTATTCGCTGCTGGCGATTGCCGGCTTGCTTTTCGATAAACCCTGTTACCGCACCTGCGTCGTCTACGAGCATGTGCTCGACAAAGACGGCCGGAAAATGTCGAAATCGCTCGGCAACACCGTCGATCCCTTTAAGATCGTCGAACAGTACGGCGCTGATCCGGTGCGCTGGTATTTGCTGACCAACAGCCAGATGTCGACGCCGACGCGTTTCGACGCCGACGGCGTGCAGGAGGTGATCAACAAGTTTTTCAGCACGCTGATCAACACCTACGCATTTTTTGCGATGTATGCGAATATCGACAAATTCCAATTTCGCGGGCACACGATTCCATTCGAGCAGCGCCCGGAAATCGACCGCTGGCTGCTGTCATCGCTGAACCGTCTCGTGGCGCGCGTCGAAGAAACCTACAATCGCTACGACGTGACACGTGGCGGCCGCGCGATCGGGAATTTTGTTCTCGACGATCTGTCGAATTGGTACGTACGCCGCTGCCGCCGCCGCTTCTGGAAATCGGAAATGGGCGTGGACAAGCAATCGGCGTATGAAACGTTGTATCACGTTTTGCTGACCGTGAGCAAGTTGATGGCGCCGCTGGCGCCGTTCACCGCCGAGGCGTTGTATGGCCGCCTGGTTGACCCTGATGTGAATGCGGCGGCAAAATGTGAAAGCGTGCATCTCGAAAAATTTCCCAGTTCAGCTCATGCGGAATTTCAATTTCGCGAGGCTGATCTTGAAGAGAAGATGAGCCTGGTGCGCGACATTGTCGCCGCCGGCCGCGCGCTGCGCAGCGACAAAGCCATCAAAGTGCGGCAGCCCTTGCGCCGGCTTTTCGTCGTTGTGAGTGACGCGGAAAAAAGAAAGGCGCTGCAGGCGGTGGAAAATTTGATCAAGGACGAGTTGAATGTCAAAGCCGTGGAGCTGGTCGCAAGCGCCGAGGCACTCACGGTGCCGCGCGCCGAGCCGGTTTTTAAATCGCTCGGCCCCAAGTTTGGCAAAAATGCCAACGCCGTGGCGGAGGCGATTCGTCAATTAACCATGGAGCAGATTCGCCAGCTTGAAGCCAATGGCTCGCTGGCGTTGACGCTACACGGCGAAACCGTGAGGCTCAGCACGGATGAGGTCCGCGTCAAAGCCGAGCAAGCCCCCGGTTTGGCCGTTTCGACCGAAGGCGACTGGACAGCAGCGATCGACACGACTTTGGACGAAGCGTTGATTCAGGAAGGCCTGGCGCGAGAGTTCGTCAATCGCGTGCAGAATATGCGCAAGGACGCCGGCTTCGATGTCATCGACCGGATTCGGATTTACTACGAAGCCTCTGAAACTTTGCACCGCGCGCTGCAGCAGGAGTCGGCGTATGTAAAAAGCGAAACGCTGGCGGAAACGCTGACGCGCGACGGCACAGCCAAGCCGAATGCCCATCATGAAGAATGGGAAATTTATGGCGACAAAACGGTCATCAGCATTGAGCGAGCTCAAGGATGA
- a CDS encoding TraR/DksA C4-type zinc finger protein — MPNPNPRFTPEDLQKFKTLLIERRIELMKELDEFKNGDAANTIKEAAGENSSYAFHMADLGTDTMEREKAYYFAARENKLLASINQALERVENGGYGDCLNCGQPISRDRLEAVPHAVLCITCKANEEKAPYGELA; from the coding sequence ATGCCTAACCCCAACCCAAGATTCACGCCGGAAGACCTCCAGAAATTCAAAACGCTGCTCATCGAGCGGCGAATCGAATTGATGAAGGAATTGGATGAATTCAAAAACGGCGACGCCGCCAACACCATCAAGGAAGCCGCCGGCGAAAATTCATCCTATGCGTTTCACATGGCCGATCTCGGCACCGATACGATGGAGCGCGAGAAGGCTTATTATTTTGCCGCCCGCGAAAACAAGCTGCTGGCCAGCATCAATCAAGCGCTGGAGCGGGTGGAAAACGGCGGTTACGGCGACTGCTTGAATTGCGGCCAGCCCATCAGCCGCGACCGGCTGGAGGCCGTGCCGCACGCCGTGTTGTGCATCACCTGCAAGGCCAATGAAGAAAAAGCGCCCTACGGTGAATTGGCTTGA
- the lspA gene encoding signal peptidase II, which translates to MWVLIFTAVVVVLDQITKLTVKDRFYLGESMEIFGDVLRFTYIQNPGMAFGIRLGGPLFFTVFASIASCIILIYLYRIRRENFPSRLSLALILGGAIGNLIDRFAYGEVIDFIDVGIKETRWPVFNLADSAVTIGMIILISLVLFEGRKDEAPAPAKFPVQPPAPSDEHDNWRDAKRSN; encoded by the coding sequence ATGTGGGTTCTTATTTTCACGGCGGTGGTCGTGGTGTTGGATCAAATCACCAAATTAACGGTTAAAGATCGCTTTTATCTCGGCGAATCCATGGAAATCTTCGGCGACGTTCTGCGGTTCACCTACATCCAGAATCCCGGCATGGCGTTCGGCATTCGGTTGGGCGGGCCGCTTTTTTTCACGGTTTTCGCCTCGATTGCCAGTTGCATTATTTTGATTTATTTGTATCGCATACGGCGCGAAAATTTCCCTTCCCGGCTGTCGCTGGCGCTGATTCTCGGCGGCGCCATCGGCAATCTCATCGACCGTTTTGCTTATGGCGAGGTAATCGACTTCATCGACGTCGGCATCAAAGAGACGCGCTGGCCGGTGTTCAACCTCGCCGACAGCGCCGTTACCATCGGCATGATCATTCTCATTTCACTGGTTTTGTTCGAAGGGCGCAAGGACGAAGCGCCGGCCCCGGCCAAATTTCCGGTGCAGCCGCCGGCGCCAAGCGATGAACACGACAACTGGCGCGATGCGAAACGATCGAATTGA
- a CDS encoding RluA family pseudouridine synthase, producing MLQSDRSVISQTLSASVSETARVLRVAEHQQKSRLDKYLTQFLPELTRTRIQQLIDDGFITVDGKRIKPSHQISPGEEIAVRLALPPPSELIPQAIPLRVVYEDRYVIVVDKPAGMVVHPACGHPSGTLANALLYHYEHLSQMSGQGRPGIVHRLDKETSGLLVAARDDQTHAALSAQFKEKSTMREYVAVVWGHPQPDRGTISSFLTRSSSDRRKIVVSPKPGKWAVTHYEVTEKFRHLSLLRLNLETGRTHQIRVHLSHRGHPVFGDPVYAGRKSKITGMNAEDTRWLRGLLENFKRQALHARALGFVHPVTKERLYFDSELPNDMQELITALRAHS from the coding sequence ATGTTACAAAGTGACCGGTCAGTGATTTCCCAAACACTTTCAGCGAGTGTGTCGGAGACGGCGCGTGTTCTGCGCGTTGCCGAACACCAGCAAAAGAGCCGACTCGACAAATACCTCACGCAATTTTTACCCGAGCTCACCCGCACACGGATACAACAACTCATCGATGACGGTTTCATCACCGTCGATGGCAAAAGGATCAAACCAAGCCATCAAATTTCCCCTGGTGAAGAGATTGCAGTCCGCCTGGCCCTGCCTCCTCCCAGCGAGCTGATTCCCCAAGCGATTCCCCTGCGCGTTGTGTATGAAGATCGATACGTGATCGTCGTTGACAAACCCGCCGGCATGGTGGTGCATCCGGCGTGCGGCCATCCCTCCGGCACGCTGGCGAATGCACTGCTTTATCATTACGAACACCTCTCGCAAATGAGCGGTCAGGGCCGCCCCGGCATTGTACATCGTCTCGACAAGGAAACTTCAGGCTTGCTCGTGGCGGCGCGCGATGATCAAACGCATGCGGCGCTCTCGGCGCAATTCAAAGAGAAATCCACCATGCGCGAATACGTCGCCGTCGTCTGGGGGCATCCGCAGCCGGATCGCGGCACGATTTCAAGTTTTCTCACACGCAGCAGCAGCGACCGCCGCAAGATCGTCGTCTCGCCCAAGCCGGGAAAGTGGGCGGTCACGCATTATGAAGTGACGGAAAAATTTCGCCATCTCAGCCTGTTACGCTTGAATCTGGAAACCGGCCGCACGCATCAAATTCGCGTGCACCTGTCGCATCGCGGGCATCCGGTGTTCGGCGATCCGGTTTATGCCGGCCGCAAAAGCAAGATCACCGGCATGAATGCGGAAGACACGCGCTGGCTCAGGGGATTGTTGGAAAATTTTAAGCGCCAGGCTTTGCACGCGCGCGCGCTCGGTTTCGTTCATCCGGTGACGAAAGAGCGCTTGTACTTTGACAGCGAGCTGCCGAACGATATGCAGGAGCTCATCACGGCGTTACGCGCTCATTCATGA
- a CDS encoding signal peptidase II yields the protein MRFIFVQNPGIAFGIHFGSAWFYAAFASAASLVLLIYLYRLRQARFALRLALALILGGAIGNLIDRFVRAR from the coding sequence GTGCGTTTCATCTTTGTGCAAAATCCCGGCATCGCCTTCGGCATTCATTTCGGCAGCGCCTGGTTTTACGCCGCCTTTGCTTCGGCTGCCAGCCTTGTCCTGCTGATTTATCTTTACCGCCTGCGCCAGGCGCGGTTTGCTTTGCGCCTGGCGTTGGCGCTGATTCTCGGCGGCGCCATCGGCAATTTGATCGACCGTTTTGTCCGGGCGAGGTGA
- a CDS encoding M14 family zinc carboxypeptidase, with protein MTYVKVSPRFATIPVPLMWLSFVIIAFSTVQAQNRSAVQAQAQPLKYSQVRVYIADRSEINALAEAGLAVDHIDSRGAYIDAVFNNQEVTILRNTGKRYDILVDDLEAAYRRRPPMSQPELQALKAQMRQLYATPSNFNFGSMGGYLTFAEVVAELDEMRTLYPNLISARQSLGKSIENRDLWMVKISDNPEVDEAEQEILYTALHHAREPQSMTTLIYFMWYMLESYGSDPTVTNLVDNRELYFVPVVNPDGYVYNQQTNPNGGGLWRKNRRNNGNGTFGVDLNRNYGYQWGYNNSGSSPTPSSETYRGTAPFSEPETQAMRNFALSRQFRLANNYHSYGNYLIFPWGYIANFYTPDHSVFLAWGQDMTQFNNYVEGTANQTVGYTVNGEANDWLYGEQTLKGKVFGFTTEVGSGSDGFWPSQSRIIPLADENIYPNLVLATGVTDWTPPVISNVQATNVTATSALITWTTDENSNSVVEYGLTTGYGSTVSNGTNLTSHSMTLNNLTANTLYHYRVKSTDPFDNATTSGDFTFQTAVNLWQVITLDNFESSMGSYTDGGADMSRYTGGTHAHQGVAAANIQDNSGVASSFYHTASSNVTGYQTLEVDFWFKMVSMETGEDFWVQYFNGTTWQTVATFTAGTTYQNNVFYRRVVTISRSTHNFPTNAKLRFMCDASDNNDDVYIDEIEFRGLPNTALLAKGNNAFNATAALPASFQLHQNYPNPFNPGTNIRFDLPNEAMVKLTVHNLLGQEVAQLVNSQKSAGRHEVFFDGAALTSGVYYYRLEVQSATEPGKFVEVRKMALVR; from the coding sequence ATGACTTACGTGAAAGTTTCCCCTCGTTTTGCGACAATTCCAGTGCCACTCATGTGGCTGAGTTTTGTCATCATCGCTTTCTCAACGGTGCAAGCACAAAATCGTTCAGCAGTACAGGCACAAGCGCAGCCATTGAAATACAGCCAGGTGCGGGTTTACATCGCGGATCGAAGTGAAATCAACGCGCTGGCCGAAGCCGGCTTGGCCGTCGATCACATCGACTCTCGCGGTGCGTATATCGACGCGGTTTTCAACAACCAGGAAGTGACGATTTTGCGAAACACCGGCAAGCGTTACGACATACTCGTTGATGATTTGGAGGCGGCCTATCGCCGGCGTCCGCCAATGAGCCAGCCGGAGTTGCAGGCGCTCAAAGCGCAGATGCGCCAGCTTTACGCCACTCCCAGCAATTTTAATTTCGGCAGCATGGGCGGTTACCTCACATTCGCTGAAGTGGTCGCCGAACTGGATGAAATGCGAACGCTGTATCCGAATCTCATTTCGGCGCGGCAATCCCTCGGCAAATCGATTGAAAATCGCGATCTTTGGATGGTGAAGATTTCCGATAATCCGGAGGTTGACGAGGCAGAACAAGAGATTCTTTACACCGCTCTGCACCATGCACGCGAGCCGCAAAGCATGACCACGTTGATTTACTTCATGTGGTATATGCTGGAAAGTTACGGCAGCGATCCCACGGTGACCAATCTCGTCGACAACCGTGAACTGTATTTCGTACCGGTGGTGAACCCCGACGGCTACGTTTACAACCAGCAAACGAATCCGAACGGTGGCGGCTTGTGGCGCAAGAACCGGCGCAACAACGGCAACGGCACGTTCGGTGTGGATTTGAACCGCAATTACGGCTATCAATGGGGTTACAACAACAGCGGCTCCAGCCCAACACCTTCGAGCGAGACCTATCGCGGCACCGCGCCATTTTCGGAGCCGGAGACACAGGCGATGCGCAATTTCGCGCTCAGCCGCCAATTTCGGCTGGCAAACAATTATCACTCGTATGGCAACTATTTGATCTTCCCCTGGGGTTACATCGCCAATTTTTATACGCCCGATCATTCGGTGTTTCTCGCCTGGGGTCAGGACATGACCCAATTCAACAATTATGTAGAGGGCACCGCCAATCAAACCGTTGGCTATACTGTCAACGGCGAAGCCAACGATTGGCTGTATGGCGAGCAGACGCTGAAAGGCAAGGTGTTTGGTTTTACGACGGAAGTCGGCAGCGGCAGCGACGGATTTTGGCCGAGTCAGAGCCGCATCATTCCACTGGCGGATGAAAATATTTATCCCAATTTGGTTTTGGCCACTGGTGTGACGGATTGGACGCCGCCGGTTATTTCCAACGTGCAGGCCACCAACGTGACCGCCACCAGCGCGCTTATCACTTGGACCACGGATGAGAATTCCAATTCCGTGGTCGAATATGGCTTGACCACTGGTTACGGGAGCACGGTGTCGAATGGCACCAACCTCACCAGCCACAGCATGACCCTGAACAATCTCACAGCCAACACGCTCTATCACTATCGGGTCAAGTCAACGGATCCGTTTGACAATGCGACGACTTCCGGTGATTTTACTTTCCAAACAGCGGTGAACCTCTGGCAGGTTATCACCCTTGATAATTTCGAGAGCAGCATGGGCAGCTACACCGACGGCGGTGCGGACATGTCACGCTACACCGGCGGCACACATGCGCATCAAGGCGTTGCGGCGGCGAACATTCAAGATAACAGTGGGGTGGCTTCATCTTTCTACCACACGGCAAGCTCCAATGTGACGGGTTACCAAACGCTGGAAGTCGACTTCTGGTTCAAAATGGTGAGCATGGAAACAGGGGAGGACTTCTGGGTGCAATACTTCAACGGCACCACGTGGCAGACGGTGGCGACTTTTACGGCAGGCACCACGTATCAGAACAACGTGTTCTATCGCCGAGTGGTCACGATCTCGCGCAGCACCCACAATTTTCCGACCAACGCGAAGCTGCGATTCATGTGCGACGCGAGCGACAACAATGATGATGTGTACATCGACGAGATCGAGTTCCGCGGCCTGCCCAACACAGCCTTATTGGCCAAAGGCAACAATGCTTTTAACGCCACCGCAGCGTTGCCAGCATCATTTCAACTGCATCAAAATTATCCCAATCCTTTTAACCCGGGCACCAACATTCGTTTTGATCTGCCGAATGAGGCGATGGTGAAGCTGACGGTTCATAATCTGCTTGGTCAAGAGGTCGCCCAGCTCGTGAACAGCCAAAAGTCCGCTGGCCGGCACGAGGTTTTCTTTGACGGCGCAGCGCTGACCAGTGGGGTTTATTACTATCGCCTCGAGGTGCAAAGTGCGACAGAGCCGGGGAAGTTTGTCGAAGTGAGAAAAATGGCGTTGGTGAGGTAA
- a CDS encoding dihydroorotate dehydrogenase electron transfer subunit has protein sequence MPELKPIKKGIFSCPVLTNDEVARGIFLMRLHAPKIAAAVSPGQFVNVQVTSEKSQTSNCFPLLRRPFSVCEADRDAGTISIIWKIIGRGTGLLAQHQPGTVLSLIGPLGHGFDLSKLPDSIVLVAGGVGVAPLPILAMELAARHLAFDVLLGARQADELWGARELSALGGNVKIATDDGSLGQRGFVTHLLADWLHVHQNSPTQVFACGPMPMLNAVARLCLEANVNAQLAIETMMGCGFGICMGCPVEPAAGVEKFGRYYLACLDGPVFSAEAIRFAAW, from the coding sequence ATGCCTGAATTGAAACCGATAAAAAAAGGGATTTTTTCATGCCCCGTGCTCACCAACGACGAGGTGGCGCGGGGCATTTTTTTGATGCGTCTGCACGCACCAAAAATCGCCGCGGCGGTTTCGCCGGGGCAATTTGTCAATGTGCAAGTGACGAGTGAGAAGTCGCAAACGTCAAATTGCTTTCCGTTGTTGCGACGACCCTTCAGTGTTTGCGAAGCTGATCGGGATGCCGGCACGATTTCGATTATTTGGAAAATCATCGGGAGGGGAACGGGATTATTGGCACAACATCAGCCGGGAACGGTTTTGAGCCTGATCGGCCCGCTCGGACACGGCTTTGATCTGTCGAAACTGCCTGACTCCATCGTGCTGGTTGCCGGCGGCGTCGGCGTGGCGCCGCTGCCGATCCTCGCCATGGAGTTGGCGGCGCGCCACTTGGCATTCGATGTTCTGCTCGGCGCGCGGCAGGCTGATGAGTTGTGGGGCGCACGCGAATTGTCGGCGCTCGGCGGTAATGTGAAAATCGCCACGGACGACGGCAGCCTCGGCCAGAGGGGGTTCGTTACACATTTGCTCGCCGACTGGTTGCATGTGCATCAAAATTCTCCCACACAGGTTTTTGCCTGCGGGCCGATGCCGATGTTGAACGCAGTGGCCAGGCTTTGCTTGGAAGCAAATGTCAACGCGCAGCTCGCGATTGAAACGATGATGGGCTGCGGCTTCGGCATTTGCATGGGCTGCCCGGTCGAGCCGGCAGCCGGCGTGGAAAAATTCGGGCGCTATTATTTGGCGTGTCTCGACGGCCCGGTTTTTTCGGCGGAGGCGATTCGTTTTGCTGCTTGGTGA
- a CDS encoding tetratricopeptide repeat protein produces MKRQGYFKKKFSTLAAAVAALLILQGCGGYYNTFYNTKKIYKEAAEERKRRTGTADRPGAGEIQKYDKAIEKASKLLQLHPKSRYVDDALLLIGECFFYKQEYLKAQRKFQELITLYPKSGLAPRAQLWLAKTNIELNDYAGAEKTLKELEAREKKGEIVNQGRYLLGEIYFRRKEYIQAAKEYEAAGRKLGDAKIRSEAYMQLGKCFVELEQFDLAANAFRRAGSAIKNDINLKFEARLQYAMALKNHQKINQSLTTLNAMLKEFSTHRDLPRVKLEIAACNRMQGKIETAVKQYSAIIENHQHTEASAAAFFALGEIYENSGDFARAKENYDNVRRESSRFEKLAEAEQRSKAIASFIKLRETVAILERQLAALESGKGKAARRLADHENNGKKSSEERRPISRIPRRAKNATPEMTSGSLASKDPDKVAAELAKNKILLAELFLFNFNRPDSAMREYLDVFEFYPQTEYAPQAMYSLAYILGDAPATLAMRDSILQVLARNYGSTPQGLHAKHRLGLADTLALSPTLPSLLRQAEENLFKQKNPERAVRLYEEFLQRQPDSQYAAQTLYAVGWIYENELSDNKQALAAYKKLIETYPDSPMARRVRHKVMAVEQPAQSKPVAPPAVTPDAPAETEIQAEPEKEAGDEAPLPFRPNYRQMEQERRQQMEEKSRKPPKDQEKNKNDDDEKEADDEPPEPPGL; encoded by the coding sequence ATGAAGAGGCAAGGTTATTTCAAGAAAAAATTTTCAACACTGGCCGCCGCGGTTGCGGCGCTGCTGATTTTGCAGGGCTGCGGCGGCTATTACAACACATTTTACAATACGAAAAAAATTTATAAAGAGGCGGCCGAGGAACGAAAGCGGCGAACGGGCACGGCCGACCGGCCCGGCGCCGGCGAGATTCAAAAATATGACAAGGCCATCGAAAAGGCTTCGAAGCTGCTGCAACTGCATCCGAAATCGCGCTATGTTGACGACGCGCTGCTGTTGATCGGCGAATGTTTTTTTTACAAACAGGAATATCTCAAAGCCCAGCGCAAATTCCAGGAGTTGATCACGCTGTATCCGAAAAGCGGGCTGGCGCCGCGCGCCCAGCTCTGGCTGGCCAAAACCAATATCGAATTGAATGATTACGCCGGTGCCGAAAAGACATTGAAAGAACTGGAAGCGCGCGAGAAAAAAGGCGAGATCGTGAATCAGGGGCGTTATCTGCTCGGAGAAATTTATTTCCGCCGCAAAGAATATATTCAGGCCGCAAAGGAGTATGAGGCCGCCGGGCGCAAGCTCGGCGACGCCAAAATCCGCAGCGAGGCTTACATGCAACTGGGAAAATGCTTCGTTGAGCTTGAGCAATTCGATCTCGCCGCCAATGCCTTCCGCCGCGCCGGCTCCGCCATTAAAAACGACATCAATCTGAAATTCGAGGCGCGCTTGCAATATGCGATGGCGCTGAAAAACCATCAAAAGATCAATCAATCGCTCACCACCCTCAATGCGATGCTCAAAGAGTTCAGCACCCATCGCGATCTGCCGCGCGTCAAATTGGAGATTGCCGCATGCAACAGGATGCAAGGCAAGATCGAAACGGCGGTCAAGCAATACAGCGCCATTATTGAAAATCATCAGCACACCGAGGCCTCGGCGGCGGCTTTTTTTGCGCTCGGCGAAATTTATGAAAACAGCGGCGATTTCGCCAGGGCCAAGGAAAATTATGACAACGTTCGCCGCGAGAGCAGCCGTTTCGAAAAATTGGCGGAAGCCGAACAGCGCAGCAAAGCCATCGCCTCGTTCATCAAATTGAGAGAAACAGTGGCGATTTTGGAAAGGCAGCTTGCGGCACTGGAGAGCGGAAAGGGCAAGGCGGCCCGACGTCTTGCTGATCATGAAAACAATGGCAAAAAGTCGAGCGAGGAGCGGCGCCCGATCAGCCGCATACCGCGGCGCGCAAAAAACGCCACGCCCGAAATGACGAGTGGCAGCCTGGCGTCAAAAGATCCGGACAAAGTGGCGGCGGAATTGGCGAAAAATAAAATTTTACTGGCTGAGCTTTTTTTGTTTAATTTCAATCGCCCCGATTCAGCGATGCGGGAATATTTGGACGTCTTCGAGTTTTATCCGCAAACCGAATATGCGCCGCAAGCGATGTATTCTCTCGCGTATATTTTAGGCGACGCGCCGGCGACGCTGGCGATGCGCGACAGTATTTTGCAGGTTCTCGCGCGCAACTATGGCAGCACCCCACAAGGTTTGCACGCGAAGCACCGGCTTGGCCTGGCCGATACGCTTGCGCTCTCTCCAACCCTGCCTTCGCTGCTTCGTCAGGCTGAAGAAAATTTATTCAAGCAAAAAAATCCTGAACGCGCCGTGCGGCTCTACGAGGAGTTTTTGCAGCGCCAGCCGGATTCGCAGTACGCAGCGCAAACACTTTATGCAGTGGGCTGGATTTACGAAAACGAATTATCAGACAACAAACAAGCCTTGGCGGCCTATAAAAAACTTATTGAAACCTACCCCGATTCCCCGATGGCGCGGCGCGTCCGGCACAAAGTCATGGCCGTGGAACAGCCGGCCCAATCGAAGCCGGTCGCGCCGCCGGCGGTCACGCCGGATGCACCGGCGGAAACCGAAATACAGGCCGAGCCGGAAAAAGAAGCGGGTGACGAAGCGCCCCTGCCATTCCGCCCGAATTACCGGCAAATGGAACAGGAGCGCCGGCAGCAGATGGAAGAAAAATCAAGAAAGCCGCCAAAGGATCAGGAAAAGAACAAAAACGACGATGATGAGAAAGAAGCTGATGATGAGCCACCGGAACCGCCCGGGCTTTAG